One part of the Gossypium raimondii isolate GPD5lz chromosome 1, ASM2569854v1, whole genome shotgun sequence genome encodes these proteins:
- the LOC105786593 gene encoding protein SCAR2 isoform X3: MEKFLETPSPEHKAVYETSGVPQPLRLTSKHSSESGLEIHEISKESPVKNSSIGKEISSSSPTVLVQKSSVEKLNEEIIDREIVEVSEPTGNFTDKIPLPLHKETVEKEIIVDGEGRKECGTDGDHSDDMISEVDNYTDALTTMDSEMDTDNEYRSKNDIAFINVGKCQTGSDANEEKLEVQAHSSDSQSFGISSESDDGNSSFKKGRSSFSNSDSMDNLAEDMVSDGEEAAKLSPSIKNHVPEIVEESPIQLPACSEMHHSSSDKVLPPKDTGECRLPDHGEVSDSSSLEDFNSAHVLLDQANYMAASFLEKKLDEVPSNIVTTNSDLSDSDDGEYFADSSEVICAGSSEKQEVSLTTLSADESLPQEELDSGGTNISSDALPHLSNILQLASEKRRGNDPSDEVVKTDFIRESCEENSVNQITDSRYPITSPTEQHPCSTLGEIERDAGITLPPEGSDVMEPVSLAYEVNDATLEAALNLEYMIPMPNTSETFGFNEQKHSDILPDDPNSMVVGASFHEKEHNFNESFDASEGEETREFPCSVDSVEGDANLSVLPSHVADNLDIKDHVSLDDLATGNALAESVVVSTAACGSADFDDAVDNTTFQTSNLIGSASGNLMYLEESPSGDGDLCQEELESNEVISQGCLTGLETREETNPVEGAPADIVSTSCESVSHNCSNLEDDSQHLSLVQPTKNRLTSIDLTATPTSLELSNQESESKNLSKLMERRADMVSSPSHCLSEKETSFEQSLDFPTNQHDMGSLDIVEDGSNISHLLSNQIQNSFTHSDQGFSSKPSLEFSQQSGWQSKQERYPSGSIHPAFGLLPEATKVSMEEMPPLPPLPPMQWRLGRIQHVSPASQRELVEQGQGSFPVMPQCRTDGKLQFGLSVLEKANERPRNPFLPIVDGEERSDHVSNQLAVDCMQLPGPFSKHPPAMGSDTNSQFSDTWLDRTHSNPYYTLPVISNKSIECDSIALEDDRVESTYSSLMPATDTTSRHITIVSSHEKITHPPDQFVPDIGLEGGAYQHPEQNSRREERNLPNISVPLPVKREEHIPSKVVEDLSMEVEQQFPTKVEEQPQHGLAVSEGESSQISNAIVKHGLASPEVDIAQTSNTTAQHELSISEGAAVWPSITLALSPVVEDENSNGNPTVKLPRPRDPLIDAVAAHDKSKLRKVTERIHPPVIPKVDERDSLLEQIRTKSFNLKPAVVTRPSIQGPKTNLRVAAILEKANAIRQALAGSDEDDDEDSWSDS, encoded by the exons ATGGAGAAATTCCTGGAGACTCCTTCCCCGGAGCATAAAGCAGTTTATGAGACCTCTGGTGTTCCACAACCTCTGAGATTGACATCAAAGCATTCTAGTGAGTCAGGTCTTGAAATACATGAAATTAGTAAAGAGAGTCCTGTGAAGAATTCTTCGATTGGAAAGGAAATCTCAAGTTCTTCGCCTACTGTACTAGTCCAGAAATCATCCGTGGAAAAGTTGAATGAAGAAATCATCGACAGAGAGATTGTAGAAGTGTCTGAACCAACAGGTAATTTCACAGATAAGATCCCTCTTCCCCTTCATAAAGAAACAGTTGAAAAGGAAATAATAGTAGATGGAGAAGGCAGAAAAGAATGCGGTACAGATGGGGATCATTCTGATGATATGATCAGTGAGGTTGACAATTACACGGATGCCCTTACAACCATGGACTCTGAAATGGATACAGACAATGAATACAGATCTAAGAATGACATTGCCTTCATAAATGTTGGAAAATGCCAAACAGGTTCTGATGCAAATGAAGAAAAGCTTGAGGTGCAAGCCCATTCATCAGATTCTCAATCATTTGGGATCTCCTCTGAATCAGATGATGGTAATAGTTCGTTCAAGAAAGGAAGATCTAGTTTTTCCAACTCTGATAGCATGGACAATCTGGCTGAAGATATGGTGTCAGATGGTGAAGAAGCAGCTAAACTGTCCCCTTCTATTAAAAACCATGTTCCAGAGATTGTTGAGGAATCGCCCATCCAGCTTCCTGCATGTTCAGAGATGCACCATTCTAGTTCGGATAAGGTTTTGCCGCCGAAAGATACTGGTGAATGTAGGCTTCCTGATCATGGAGAAGTATCTGACAGTTCAAGTCTTGAAGATTTTAATTCCGCACATGTTTTGTTGGATCAAGCCAACTACATGGCAGCTTCTTTTCTGGAAAAGAAACTTGATGAAGTGCCCTCTAATATTGTTACTACTAATTCTGATTTGTCAGACAGTGATGATGGAGAATATTTTGCAGATTCTTCAGAAGTCATTTGTGCTGGTTCGTCTGAGAAACAGGAGGTTTCTTTGACTACTCTTTCTGCTGATGAAAGCCTTCCCCAAGAGGAGTTGGACAGTGGAGGCACAAATATCTCTTCTGATGCTTTGCCACATTTATCAAACATTTTACAGCTTGCTTCTGAAAAGAGGAGGGGTAATGATCCTTCAGATGAAGTTGTTAAAACAGATTTTATTAGAGAAAGTTGTGAGGAAAATTCAGTCAACCAAATAACTGATTCACGATATCCAATAACTTCACCAACAGAGCAGCACCCTTGTTCAACCTTGGGAGAAATAGAAAGAGATGCAGGTATTACACTACCACCTGAAGGTTCGGATGTTATGGAGCCTGTCAGCTTAGCTTATGAGGTCAATGATGCTACTTTAGAAGCTGCTCTGAACTTGGAATATATGATTCCTATGCCAAATACTTCAGAGACTTTTGGCTTTAATGAACAGAAACATTCAGACATATTACCTGATGATCCTAACTCCATGGTGGTAGGAGCTTCATTTCATGAAAAGGAACACAATTTTAATGAATCATTTGATGCTTCAGAGGGAGAAGAAACTAGGGAATTTCCCTGCAGTGTGGATTCGGTGGAAGGAGATGCTAACCTTTCTGTTCTTCCATCTCATGTTGCTGATAATTTGGACATCAAGGATCATGTGAGCTTAGATGATCTAGCTACTGGAAATGCTCTTGCAGAAAGTGTTGTCGTCTCTACTGCTGCTTGTGGTTCTGCTGACTTTGATGATGCTGTTGATAATACTACTTTTCAGACTTCAAATTTGATTGGTTCGGCATCTGGAAATCTAATGTATTTGGAAGAGTCTCCTTCTGGTGATGGAGATCTATGTCAGGAAGAATTGGAATCTAATGAGGTTATTTCTCAAGGATGTCTTACAGGCTTAGAGACACGAGAAGAAACAAATCCAGTGGAAGGTGCTCCAGCAGATATAGTTTCCACTTCATGCGAATCAGTCTCTCACAACTGTTCCAATTTAGAAGACGATAGTCAGCATTTATCACTGGTTCAACCAACCAAAAATCGTTTGACTTCCATTGATTTAACTGCAACACCAACTTCTTTAGAATTGAGTAATCAAGAGTCTGAATCAAAAAATTTGAGTAAGCTGATGGAAAGAAGAGCAGATATGGTGTCTTCACCAAGTCATTGCTTATCAGAAAAAGAAACTTCTTTCGAGCAGTCCTTAGACTTCCCTACAAATCAGCATGATATGGGAAGCCTGGATATAGTTGAAGATGGTTCAAATATTTCACATCTCCTGTCCAATCAGATACAAAATTCTTTTACTCATTCCGACCAAGGCTTTTCAAGTAAACCTTCATTGGAGTTTTCCCAGCAATCAGGTTGGCAAAGTAAGCAAGAAAGATATCCATCAGGATCTATTCATCCTGCCTTTGGCCTGCTTCCAGAGGCAACCAAAGTTAGCATGGAGGAAATGCCTCCATTGCCGCCTCTTCCTCCAATGCAGTGGAGGTTAGGGAGAATTCAACATGTTTCTCCAGCTTCACAAAGAGAATTGGTCGAACAGGGTCAGGGGTCATTCCCAGTGATGCCACAATGTAGAACTGATGGGAAACTGCAGTTTGGTTTATCAGTATTAGAGAAAGCAAATGAACGGCCCAGAAACCCATTTTTACCCATAGTGGATGGTGAAGAGAGGTCTGATCATGTGTCTAATCAATTAGCTGTTGATTGCATGCAGCTCCCTGGTCCTTTTTCTAAGCACCCTCCAGCTATGGGTAGCGACACTAATAGCCAATTCAGTGATACCTGGCTGGATAGAACACACTCAAACCCATATTATACTTTGCCCGTAATATCAAATAAAAGCATTGAGTGTGATTCCATTGCGTTGGAAGACGATAGGGTAGAATCCACTTACTCATCACTGATGCCAGCTACTGATACAACTTCAAGACATATTACCATTGTATCTTCACATGAGAAAATAACACATCCTCCAGACCAGTTTGTACCGGATATAGGTTTGGAAGGTGGGGCATATCAGCACCCTGAACAAAATTCCAGGAGAGAGGAGAGGAATCTTCCTAATATATCTGTGCCCCTGCCAGTTAAGAGAGAGGAGCATATACCAAGCAAGGTAGTGGAGGATCTTTCAATGGAAGTAGAACAACAGTTTCCAACCAAGGTAGAGGAGCAGCCTCAACATGGTTTGGCAGTTTCAGAGGGAGAATCTTCGCAGATATCAAATGCCATTGTTAAGCATGGTTTGGCATCTCCAGAGGTAGATATTGCACAGACATCAAATACAACTGCGCAGCATGAGTTGTCAATTTCAGAGGGAGCAGCAGTGTGGCCGTCAATTACGCTTGCTCTATCACCAGTTGTTGAAGATGAAAACTCGAATGGCAATCCAACTGTGAAGCTTCCTCGACCTCGCGATCCTCTCATTGATGCTGTTGCTGCTCATGACAAGAGCAAG TTGAGAAAGGTAACGGAACGGATTCACCCTCCAGTCATTCCAAAGGTAGACGAAAGAGATTCGTTGCTGGAACAGATACGAACAAAG